The following are from one region of the Stanieria cyanosphaera PCC 7437 genome:
- a CDS encoding MBOAT family O-acyltransferase: MLFNSYIFIFLFLPITLIGFFTLGKFRLIYAAKLWLLVCSLFFYGYWNPSYLLLMMISIVFNHQMGRVISLVPLKSKQATILLWIGLIINLVFIGYYKYANFFVATVNNLFTSNIFLNEIILPLGISFYTFTQMAYLVDAYRGEIKGETNYDLITYSLFVVFFPQLVAGPILRHDELIPQLYKLKNFIFSHKNFAYGLTLFSLGLSKKVLIADNISPWVATVFDHASEITFIEAWVGGLSYTFQLYFDFSGYSDMAIGLGLMFNIKLPINFNSPYKASSISDFWRRWHITLSNLLRDYLYIPLGGNRKGTIRQYLNLLTTMLLGGLWHGAGWNYVVWGGLHGFYLSINHWWRKQQKPLPQFLGWSLTFVAVIFSWVLFRAKNIHEGAEIIETMIGFKGVVLPGEPNGKLAILNSFGIELRRWNQLNYLPLAYGSKTNSIFILIGLTLWVKILPNPQELLQQFKPNWWWAIGVGFSASLCLLSLNRVSEFLYFQF, from the coding sequence ATGCTATTTAATTCTTACATTTTTATTTTTTTATTTTTACCTATAACTTTAATCGGGTTCTTTACTTTAGGTAAATTTAGGCTAATCTACGCAGCAAAACTTTGGTTATTAGTTTGCTCTTTATTTTTCTATGGTTATTGGAATCCGTCCTATTTATTATTAATGATGATTTCTATCGTATTTAATCATCAGATGGGGAGAGTAATTAGTTTAGTACCCTTAAAAAGTAAACAAGCTACAATTTTACTTTGGATTGGGTTAATTATTAATTTAGTTTTTATTGGTTATTATAAATACGCTAATTTTTTTGTAGCAACAGTTAATAACTTATTTACCAGTAATATTTTCTTAAACGAAATTATTTTACCTTTAGGTATCTCTTTTTATACTTTTACTCAAATGGCGTACTTAGTTGATGCTTATCGAGGGGAAATTAAAGGAGAAACAAACTATGACTTGATTACTTACAGCCTATTTGTAGTATTTTTTCCACAACTAGTAGCTGGTCCTATTTTACGCCATGATGAACTAATTCCTCAATTATATAAACTTAAAAATTTTATTTTTTCTCATAAAAACTTTGCCTATGGATTGACTTTGTTTAGTTTAGGTCTTTCTAAAAAAGTATTAATAGCTGATAATATTTCTCCTTGGGTAGCTACTGTATTCGACCATGCTAGCGAAATTACTTTTATTGAAGCTTGGGTAGGAGGATTAAGTTATACTTTTCAGCTTTATTTTGATTTTTCTGGTTATTCAGATATGGCAATTGGTTTAGGTTTAATGTTTAATATTAAACTACCAATTAATTTTAATTCTCCTTATAAAGCAAGTTCGATTAGCGATTTTTGGCGACGCTGGCATATTACTTTATCTAATTTATTAAGAGATTATTTATACATTCCTCTGGGTGGAAATCGGAAAGGAACTATTCGCCAATATCTAAATCTTCTCACGACAATGTTATTAGGTGGCTTGTGGCATGGTGCAGGTTGGAATTATGTTGTATGGGGTGGATTACATGGATTTTATTTATCAATTAATCATTGGTGGCGCAAACAACAAAAACCTTTACCTCAATTTTTAGGCTGGAGTCTTACTTTTGTTGCTGTTATTTTTAGTTGGGTATTGTTTAGAGCTAAAAATATTCATGAAGGTGCAGAAATTATTGAAACCATGATTGGTTTTAAAGGAGTTGTTTTACCAGGTGAACCTAATGGAAAACTTGCTATTCTTAATAGTTTTGGTATTGAACTCAGACGTTGGAATCAATTAAACTATCTACCTTTAGCTTATGGCAGTAAAACAAACAGTATTTTTATATTAATTGGTTTAACTTTGTGGGTAAAAATATTACCTAATCCTCAAGAATTATTGCAACAATTTAAACCTAATTGGTGGTGGGCGATTGGTGTAGGTTTTTCTGCAAGTTTATGTTTATTATCTCTCAATCGGGTATCTGAATTTCTTTATTTTCAGTTCTAA